In candidate division KSB1 bacterium, one genomic interval encodes:
- a CDS encoding YtxH domain-containing protein, whose product MDEEKKFSWESFFKGMLAGGLIGAGLALLFAPKSGRELREDIKRKSSELKKDAELLYSEAKEKTEQWWSEGLKKAEQLKQDAEQKLEEAKAKATEIIEEGKKWVDKVTHRGETVVAEVEKKVDKDKRK is encoded by the coding sequence ATGGACGAAGAAAAAAAATTCTCATGGGAATCGTTTTTCAAGGGGATGCTAGCTGGCGGATTGATCGGTGCTGGCTTGGCGCTGCTTTTTGCCCCAAAAAGCGGCCGCGAACTGCGCGAGGATATCAAACGAAAATCATCAGAATTAAAGAAGGATGCCGAATTGCTCTACTCTGAGGCCAAAGAGAAGACCGAACAATGGTGGAGTGAAGGATTGAAAAAAGCGGAGCAGTTGAAGCAAGACGCCGAGCAAAAATTGGAAGAAGCGAAGGCCAAGGCGACAGAGATCATCGAAGAAGGTAAAAAATGGGTCGATAAAGTAACACATCGCGGCGAAACTGTTGTGGCAGAGGTCGAAAAGAAGGTCGATAAGGACAAACGAAAATAA
- a CDS encoding DUF948 domain-containing protein, with amino-acid sequence MIIEISVAVIAFFIVVFVIGLLIALVQIRRTAKEAEKFLDTARQHIGPISHDLTIIFNDVKRITQSIQLQVTKLEKGVDELKQIATRINEFEKMVQEKIEQPIMAIVSLIASLTRPIRALLDRRKDT; translated from the coding sequence ATGATCATAGAAATCAGCGTGGCTGTTATTGCCTTTTTCATCGTGGTCTTTGTCATCGGATTGTTGATTGCTCTGGTGCAAATCAGACGAACGGCAAAAGAAGCTGAAAAATTTCTCGATACAGCTCGTCAGCATATTGGACCGATCTCTCATGATTTGACGATTATTTTTAATGATGTCAAACGCATTACTCAATCGATTCAATTGCAGGTGACCAAGCTCGAAAAAGGTGTCGATGAGCTCAAACAAATTGCCACCCGCATCAATGAATTTGAGAAGATGGTGCAGGAAAAAATTGAGCAGCCGATCATGGCCATCGTCTCGTTGATCGCCAGCCTTACCAGACCGATCCGCGCGCTGCTCGATCGACGCAAGGACACCTGA
- the pfp gene encoding diphosphate--fructose-6-phosphate 1-phosphotransferase: MLSSAMGTKGSLGILVGGGPAPGINGVIAAATIEARNAGMKVIGIMDGFEWLQRGDIEHTVELEIKDVSRIHFTGGSILRTSRANPTKNETLLRNTLDAMNRLGLNYLITIGGDDTATSAYELAKNAKGQLRIAHVPKTIDNDLPLPKNLPSIGYETARHIGVKLVENVMEDSRSTNRWYIVVTMGLKTGHLTLGICKAAGATLAIIGEEFHSERISIRNVCDMLEGAMIKRKVMGRTDGVVLIAEGIATRFNEPELRSLPDVTLQYDDYGNIHLSEIDLGKIIKTEIERRLAARGEKVRLIEMNIGYTLRCAPPIPFDCEYARDLGYAAVHFLIDPQFEDQSCAMICVDAGKLVPIELAYLIDPITDRIRLRAVDTKTDSFAVAQKYMIKLNKSDFEEPDQLLALSKAAKMTPEAFRNKFEYLVI; encoded by the coding sequence ATGCTGAGTTCAGCAATGGGGACAAAGGGCAGTTTAGGCATTCTGGTTGGTGGGGGTCCAGCGCCTGGCATCAATGGGGTTATTGCCGCTGCGACGATCGAGGCACGAAATGCGGGGATGAAGGTCATTGGCATCATGGATGGTTTCGAGTGGTTGCAGAGGGGAGATATTGAACATACAGTAGAACTTGAGATCAAAGATGTCTCGCGAATTCATTTCACTGGCGGTTCAATCCTGCGTACCTCTCGCGCCAATCCAACTAAAAATGAAACCTTGTTGCGCAACACATTGGACGCAATGAATCGTCTCGGGCTCAATTATTTGATCACTATCGGAGGGGACGATACAGCAACCTCTGCTTATGAGCTCGCCAAAAATGCCAAGGGACAATTGCGCATTGCTCATGTGCCAAAAACTATTGATAACGATCTTCCGCTGCCCAAAAATTTGCCCAGCATCGGTTACGAAACGGCCCGGCACATTGGGGTAAAATTGGTGGAAAATGTCATGGAAGATTCTCGGTCCACCAACCGCTGGTACATTGTGGTGACGATGGGGCTAAAGACCGGTCACTTGACACTTGGCATTTGCAAGGCGGCTGGGGCCACGCTGGCGATCATTGGTGAGGAATTCCATTCAGAAAGAATCAGCATTCGTAATGTCTGCGATATGTTAGAAGGTGCCATGATTAAGCGGAAGGTCATGGGCCGCACCGATGGAGTGGTGCTGATCGCTGAAGGGATCGCTACTCGTTTCAACGAACCCGAACTCCGAAGCCTTCCCGACGTCACTCTTCAGTATGACGATTACGGTAATATTCATCTCTCGGAGATTGATCTTGGCAAAATTATAAAAACAGAAATCGAGCGGCGACTGGCTGCGCGCGGTGAAAAAGTCCGCCTCATTGAGATGAACATCGGCTATACCCTGCGCTGCGCTCCACCAATCCCCTTCGATTGCGAGTACGCCCGGGACCTTGGCTATGCAGCGGTCCATTTTTTAATTGATCCACAATTCGAGGATCAAAGCTGCGCCATGATCTGTGTCGATGCTGGTAAGCTGGTTCCCATTGAGCTGGCATATCTAATCGATCCAATAACCGATCGGATTCGGCTGCGCGCTGTGGACACTAAGACTGACTCCTTCGCTGTGGCCCAAAAGTATATGATCAAACTCAACAAAAGCGATTTTGAAGAGCCAGACCAACTCCTTGCTTTATCCAAAGCTGCGAAAATGACACCCGAGGCATTCCGAAACAAGTTCGAATATCTGGTGATATAA
- a CDS encoding YdbL family protein yields the protein MNKFIGYAISFCLTFILLIVLQWNCSVKAPEVTVTGEKTALENQVIGTYQQIEQDAWTLASVRSTNPGQQQSLPREKKKVIEAIQGRKFNKDDVDEFKKAGLVGENNMGLLEIRNPAKLEADPELKARVTKIVESENNYRQIIMERIMLLNESAAQAGSENVARIFSKMNQDSSEPGTWIQRDDGTWVKKGQ from the coding sequence ATGAACAAATTCATTGGGTATGCAATTTCGTTTTGTTTGACCTTCATTTTATTGATCGTGCTGCAATGGAATTGCAGTGTGAAAGCGCCAGAGGTTACGGTAACGGGTGAGAAGACAGCGCTGGAGAACCAGGTAATTGGGACCTACCAGCAAATAGAGCAGGATGCCTGGACACTGGCCTCAGTGCGCTCGACCAATCCGGGACAGCAACAGTCCCTTCCCCGGGAGAAGAAAAAGGTGATCGAGGCCATTCAGGGAAGGAAATTCAACAAGGACGATGTGGATGAATTCAAGAAAGCCGGGTTGGTGGGAGAGAATAACATGGGATTGCTTGAGATCCGCAATCCTGCCAAGCTCGAGGCTGATCCCGAATTAAAAGCTCGGGTAACCAAAATCGTTGAAAGCGAGAACAACTATCGCCAAATCATTATGGAGCGCATTATGCTGTTGAATGAATCGGCGGCCCAGGCTGGCAGCGAAAACGTTGCCCGAATTTTTTCAAAGATGAACCAGGATAGTTCTGAGCCTGGCACATGGATTCAGCGAGATGATGGGACCTGGGTGAAAAAAGGGCAATAA